A genomic region of Thunnus albacares chromosome 2, fThuAlb1.1, whole genome shotgun sequence contains the following coding sequences:
- the disp3 gene encoding protein dispatched homolog 3, whose translation MDVEDEPLLFQTSWGGEEEEEEEVDGVAHTLGRSYFSGDNGVCGVWKAIGWVYTQPCVSGVVLGVVVLLPCALFAYMLLYCPPLDIDLSYSAFEVHSHFSAERFDALTIAVKTQLGSWDRRRRDLDNSESEALQRLLLERLGGQGVFNRTGNEEMRSSTPQNNPLRTGDDHKREGAGSRDKRTALDMGQEEILKYKNTDHRTKEEKEGLRDKNSTLSLIRRRRFSPNYYLQSQALWRIELVFVAQGEGDRNIFTPERLQTVHHVEHLLMQHPQFHQFCWKPLEVLRDLPLGPSYCSPPSSLLSYLYPSERGGKIYYDGMGPDLADIQGSLSLAITHPQFYWYVDESLSPEHLSSSLLRSEIHFGAPLPSYYSLQDRANEQRTHFKNFVVQYADILAKQSTSQVKVLYGGTELFDDEVRHTFHNDMMLAVISGVCITVLVYVLTSFSVFLTFFGLVSIGLSCLMALFLYHVVFGVRYLGILNGVAAFVIIGIGVDDVFVFISIFRQASHLLQPQQRMIYTIKTAGRATFLTSFTTAAAYAANTFSQIPAVHDFGLFMALIVSCCWLYVSALMPAALCIWTQCVEPRKYAWLNCWKLFSGLSVSHGPLSDEDDDVALLSVEMEPGSCDTDGDAAILSLSVETPLSPSGQQHVGVVSTNLQWALKHLVAEPAVERRKAVLGVFLLVLLLSAGCCCLLRPATHAPLLFRRDTNLQTLLALRSNLSGQGISCPMCSGVFMEKPHPLNTHTSSSAFKFSTHQQTPSTTTSTAPRSSVKPNSSTNQTGSLLTVYISKLDLGVSASLYRFSTNASTVSPWKLCSSEQEEVSSFQAYNQPRSNYTTRMTVCVSHVYHPYPSWMITSSSCDPRHGWAPDFSFYVASSPQQHSRRLYFAQRRLRPHPSRVCVSPPGCGISSGPDGPRQGTFYTPLPSAAKVKSSKTFGFNPCSGDVCGHPAVRPLVDTGAMVFVVFGILGVNRTEHKDNHVIGDMGNIILDPDFDIFQEMGHLCKICKAISANRQLVKPGGAQCLPSGNKLSSILPLLHPECHSLPEPNLLPGQLSHGAVGMHGGKVRWLSMAFESTTYKGKSSFQTYSDFLQWETFIQEQLATLPQSSALQRGFQTCEHWKQIFMEIIGVESALWSLLLSLAICVAAVSVFTAHPLLLLPVLITILGVICLVVALMYWLGWEMGAVEAISLSILVGSSVDYCLHLVEGYLLAGESMPSTPGRSSEPPAERQRRTLEAVNHVGVAIVSSAVTTVISTVPLFFCVIVPFAKFGQIVAINTAVSILFTLTVTVAMLACMAPTSFSRPPGAVLKASLAVMAAVAVGAALCWVGGKLGALAWQSIST comes from the exons ATGGATGTGGAGGATGAACCGCTGCTGTTTCAGACAAGCtggggaggggaggaagaggaggaggaggaagtggatgGAGTGGCGCACACACTAGGAAGGAGCTATTTCTCTGGGGACAATGGGGTGTGTGGGGTGTGGAAGGCAATAGGGTGGGTGTACACACAGCCCTGTGTCAGTGGAGTGGTTTTAGGGGTAGTTGTCCTGCTACCTTGCGCCCTGTTTGCCTACATGCTCCTCTACTGCCCTCCGCTGGACATAGACCTCTCCTACAGTGCCTTTGAGGTGCATAGTCACTTCTCTGCCGAGCGCTTTGACGCCCTCACCATTGCTGTAAAAACTCAGCTGGGGTCCTGGGACAGACGTAGGCGAGACTTAGATAACAGTGAGTCTGAGGCCTTGCAGAGGCTTCTGCTTGAGAGGCTGGGTGGACAGGGAGTATTCAACAGGACAGGTAATGAGGAAATGAGGTCCTCCACTCCTCAAAACAACCCTCTCCGAACAGGAGATGATCATAAGAGGGAAGGTGCAGGTAGCAGAGATAAAAGGACAGCACTTGATATGGGTCAGGAGGAAATACTGAAGTACAAGAACACAGATCACagaacaaaggaggaaaaggagggatTACGGGATAAAAATTCCACTTTGTCGCTCATTAGGAGGCGCAGGTTTTCTCCTAACTACTACTTGCAGAGCCAGGCTCTGTGGAGGATTGAGCTGGTGTTTGTAGCTCAAGGGGAGGGTGATCGCAACATCTTCACCCCAGAACGTCTGCAGACCGTCCATCATGTGGAGCATCTGCTCATGCAGCACCCGCAGTTTCATCAGTTCTGCTGGAAGCCTCTGGAGGTGTTGAGGGATCTGCCACTGGGACCATCCTACTGCTCCCCACCCAGCTCACTCCTGTCTTACCTGTACCCCAGTGAGCGAGGGGGGAAAATCTACTATGATGGCATGGGCCCAGACCTGGCTGATATTCAAG GTTCTCTGAGTCTCGCCATCACCCACCCACAGTTCTACTGGTACGTGGATGAGAGTCTGTCCCCTGagcatctctcctcctctctcttacGCAGCGAGATCCATTTTGGAGCTCCTCTACCATCCTACTACTCCTTGCAGGACCGAGCTAATGAGCAGAGAACTCACTTCAAAAATTTTGTGGTTCAGTACGCTGATATCCTGGCCAAACAATCTACCAG CCAGGTGAAGGTGCTTTATGGGGGAACAGAGCTGTTTGATGATGAGGTGAGACACACCTTCCACAATGATATGATGCTGGCTGTCATCAGCGGAGTCTGTATTACTGTACTGGTCTATGTTCTGACCTCCTTCTCTG TGTTTTTGACTTTCTTCGGCCTGGTTAGCATTGGACTGAGTTGCTTGATGGCTCTTTTCTTATACCATGTTGTCTTTGGAGTGAGGTACCTGGGCATTCTCAATGGAGTGGCGGCATTTGTTATTATTGGTATTG GGGTGGATGATGTATTTGTGTTCATCAGCATCTTCAGACAGGCCTCTCATCTGCTTCAGCCACAGCAGCGTATGATCTACACAATTAAAACAGCTGGCCGAGCCACTTTCCTCACCTCCTTCACTACAGCGGCTGCCTACGCTGCCAACACTTTCTCTCAG ATCCCAGCTGTGCATGACTTCGGCCTATTCATGGCCCTCATTGTAAGCTGCTGCTGGCTTTACGTGTCCGCCCTGATGCCAGCCGCCCTGTGTATCTGGACTCAGTGTGTGGAGCCGCGCAAATATGCCTGGTTGAATTG TTGGAAGTTGTTTTCGGGCCTGTCAGTGAGCCACGGCCCTTTGTcagatgaggatgatgatgtgGCGCTTCTGTCAGTGGAGATGGAGCCAG GCTCCTGTGACACAGACGGCGATGCAGCCATTCTGTCCCTGTCAGTGGAGACACCTCTGTCCCCTTCAGGGCAGCAGCATGTGGGTGTGGTGAGCACAAATCTTCAGTGGGCCCTGAAGCATTTAGTAGCAGAGCCAGCTGTGGAGAGAAGAAAAGCTGTCCTTG GTGTCTTCCTCCTGGTTCTACTGTTATCTGCCGGATGCTGCTGTCTCTTGAGGCCAGCCACTCACGCCCCCTTACTTTTTCGCCGGGACACAAACCTCCAGACTCTGCTGGCTCTGAGGAGCAACCTCAGTGGTCAAGGCATCTCCTGCCCCATGTGCTCAG GTGTGTTCATGGAGAAACCCCACCCTTTGAACACTCACACTTCCTCATCAGCGTTTAAGTTTTCTACACATCAGCAGACCCCAAGCACCACAACCTCCACTGCTCCTCGGAGCTCAGTAAAACCAAATTCAAGCACCAACCAGACAg GCTCTTTGCTTACAGTGTACATATCAAAGTTGGACCTCGGAGTCTCGGCATCCCTTTACCGCTTCTCCACTAATGCCAGCACTGTCTCCCCATGGAAGCTGTGCAGCTCAGAGCAAGAAGAGGTGTCATCATTTCAG GCTTATAATCAGCCCCGCAGCAATTACACCACCAGaatgacagtgtgtgtttccCATGTGTACCACCCGTACCCCAGCTGGATGATCACATCCAGCTCATGTGACCCTCGTCACGGCTGGGCTCCAGACTTTTCCTTTTATGTAGCATCATCTCCGCAGCAGCACAGCAG GAGACTGTACTTTGCCCAGCGCCGACTCAGACCTCATCCCAGCCGAGTGTGTGTCAGCCCGCCTGGTTGTGGCATCAGTTCTGGGCCTGATGGTCCCAGGCAGGGAACCTTTTACACTCCTCTTCCCAGTG CTGCCAAAGTGAAATCATCCAAAACATTTGGCTTCAACCCATGCAGTGGCGATGTGTGTGGCCACCCAGCAGTGCGTCCTCTGGTCGACACCGGGGCGATGGTTTTTGTCGTGTTTGGGATCTTGGGAGTCAACCGAACTGAGCACAAGGACAACCACGTTATTGGAGATATG GGCAACATCATATTGGATCCAGACTTTGATATTTTCCAGGAAATGGGACATCTTTGCAAAATCTGTAAAGCCATTAGTGCAAACAGACAACTTGTGAAGCCAGGAGGAGCGCAGTGCCTGCCTTCAG GTAATAAACTATCATCTATTCTGCCTCTGCTCCATCCTGAGTGTCACTCTCTCCCTGAACCTAACCTGCTCCCGGGCCAGCTCTCTCATGGAGCAGTGGGAATGCATGGAGGAAAGGTCCGCTGGCTGTCTATGGCCTTTGAATCT ACTACATACAAGGGCAAATCCTCCTTTCAGACCTACTCCGACTTCCTTCAGTGGGAGACATTCATCCAGGAGCAACTCGCCACCCTCCCACAGTCTTCAGCTCTGCAACGAGGTTTCCAGACCTGCGAGCACTGGAAGCAGATCTTCATGGAAATCATAG GTGTGGAGAGTGCCCTCTGGAGTCTGCTGCTGTCTCTGGCCATCTGTGTGgcagctgtgtctgtgtttactgCACATCCTCTTCTGCTGCTGCCAGTGCTCATAACTATTCTAG GAGTGATCTGTCTGGTGGTGGCGCTCATGTATTGGCTGGGCTGGGAGATGGGAGCGGTGGAGGCAATTTCTCTTTCTATTCTGGTGGGATCTTCAGTGGATTACTGTCTGCACCTGGTGGAGGGATACCTGCTGGCTGGGGAAAGCATGCCCTCTACACCTGGGCGCAGCTCG GAGCCTCCGGCCGAGAGGCAGAGGCGGACTCTGGAGGCAGTGAACCATGTGGGCGTTGCCATAGTGTCCAGCGCTGTCACCACGGTGATCTCCACAGTCCCACTCTTCTTCTGTGTCATTGTGCCTTTCGCCAAGTTTGGCCAGATCGTGGCCATCAACACTGCCGTCTCCATTTTGTTTACCCTGACCGTGACTGTGGCCATGCTGGCGTGCATGGCCCCCACCAGCTTCAGCAGACCCCCCGGAGCCGTGCTGAAGGCCAGCCTGGCTGTGATGGCAGCTGTGGCTGTGGGAGCGGCTCTGTGCTGGGTGGGGGGAAAGCTGGGAGCGTTGGCCTGGCAGTCGATCAGCAcgtaa